One window of Medicago truncatula cultivar Jemalong A17 chromosome 2, MtrunA17r5.0-ANR, whole genome shotgun sequence genomic DNA carries:
- the LOC11446801 gene encoding splicing factor 3B subunit 2 isoform X1: MAAETFPYQNGVVAKKSKENDRRRRRGKAKKNNKASEQPASNIGEESDNAKENTDPKQVFEQVEIEYVPEKVDLYEGMDEEFRKIFEKFSFTEVAASEETDKKDVAEETAATKKKANSDSDYEDEENDNEQKEKGVSNKKKKLQRRMKIAELKQVSSRPDVVEVWDATAADPKLLVFLKSYRNTVPVPRHWSQKRKFLQGKRGIEKQPFQLPDFIAATGIEKIRQAYIEKEDSKKLKQKQRERMQPKMGKMDIDYQVLHDAFFKYQTKPKLTSLGELYHEGKEFEVKLREMKPGMLSHDLKEALGMPEGAPPPWLINMQRYGPPPSYPQLKIPGLNAPIPAGASFGYHPGGWGKPPVDEYGRPLYGDVFGVQQQDQPNYEEEPVDKTKHWGDLEEEEEEEEEEEEEEEEEEEGMEEEYFEDGVKSVDSLSSTPTGVETPDVIDLRKQQRNKEPERPLYQVLEEKEEKIGAGSLLVPGHTYVVGTGGTQDKSGAKRVDLLKGQKSDKVDVTLLPEELEAMENVLQARYEEAREEEKLRSQREDFSDMVAENEKKRKRKMQEKDGKSKKKDFKFVFFWWV; the protein is encoded by the exons ATGGCTGCGGAAACATTTCCATACCAAAACGGCGTTGTTGCGAAAAAGTCGAAGGAGAACGATCGGCGTCGCCGTCGCGGGAAGGcgaagaaaaacaacaaagctTCTGAGCAGCCAGCTTCTAACATCGGCGAAGAAAGTGACAATGCTAAGGAGAATACTGATCCGAAGCAG gtttttgaaCAAGTTGAAATTGAGTATGTACCAGAGAAGGTAGACCTATACGAAGGCATGGATGAagaatttagaaaaatatttgagaaaTTTAGTTTCACTGAAGTCGCTGCATCAGAG GAAACTGATAAGAAGGATGTGGCGGAGGAAACTGCAGCTACTAAAAAGAAAGCTAATTCCGATTCTGATTATgaggatgaagaaaatgataatgagcaaaaagaaaaaggcgtatcaaacaagaagaaaaag CTTCAACGAAGAATGAAGATTGCTGAACTGAAACAAGTTAGCTCAAGACCTGATGTTGTTGAG GTTTGGGATGCTACTGCAGCAGATCCTAAGTTGCTGGTGTTTTTGAAATCTTATCGTAACACTGTACCTGTACCTAGGCATTGGTCACAAAAGAGAAAATTTTTGCAG GGGAAACGAGGTATTGAGAAACAACCTTTTCAACTTCCTGATTTCATTGCTGCCACTGGTATTGAGAAAATCAGACAG GCTTATATTGAGAAAGAGGACAGTAAGAAGTTGAAGCAAAAGCAAAGGGAACGTATGCAACCAAAAATGGGAAAAATGGATATAGATTATCAG GTCCTTCACGATGCATTTTTTAAGTACCAAACAAAGCCAAAGCTGACATCCCTTGGGGAATTGTATCACGAAGGAAAAGAATTTGAG GTAAAGTTGAGGGAGATGAAACCTGGTATGTTATCACACGACTTGAAAGAAGCTCTTGGTATGCCTGAGGGCGCTCCTCCTCCATGGCTTATTAATATGCAG AGATATGGTCCTCCACCATCTTACCCTCAGCTGAAGATCCCAGGACTGAATGCTCCCATACCCGCTGGAGCTAGCTTCGGTTATCATCCTGGTGGATGGGGCAAGCCTCCTGTCGACGAA TATGGACGCCCACTGTATGGAGATGTTTTTGGTGTTCAACAACAAGATCAGCCTAACTATGAG GAAGAGCCAGTTGATAAGACCAAACACTGGGGTGAtttggaggaggaggaggaggaggaagaagaggaagaagaagaggaggaggaggaggaagaaggaATGGAAGAGGAGTACTTTGAAGATGGTGTTAAGTCTGTTGATAGTCTATCAAG CACTCCCACCGGAGTGGAGACACCTGATGTTATTGACCTACGGAAGCAACAGAGAAATAAGGAGCCTGAGAGGCCTCTTTATCAA GTGcttgaagagaaagaagaaaaaattggtgCAGGATCTTTACTTGTACCCGGACACAC TTATGTGGTTGGCACTGGCGGCACCCAGGATAAATCGGGTGCTAAAAGG GTCGACCTTCTTAAAGGTCAGAAGTCCGATAAAGTGGACGTCACTTTACTGCCGGAAGAGTTGGAAGCCATGGAAAATGTTCTGCAGGCCAG GTATGAGGAAGCTAGGGAGGAAGAGAAGTTGCGTAGTCAGCGAGAAGATTTCAGTGACATGGTTGCAGAG aatgagaagaaaagaaaaagaaagatgcAAGAAAAGGACGGCAAATCGAAGAAGAAGGACTTtaagtttgttttcttttggtgGGTGTAG
- the LOC11446801 gene encoding splicing factor 3B subunit 2 isoform X2 — translation MTSVFEQVEIEYVPEKVDLYEGMDEEFRKIFEKFSFTEVAASEETDKKDVAEETAATKKKANSDSDYEDEENDNEQKEKGVSNKKKKLQRRMKIAELKQVSSRPDVVEVWDATAADPKLLVFLKSYRNTVPVPRHWSQKRKFLQGKRGIEKQPFQLPDFIAATGIEKIRQAYIEKEDSKKLKQKQRERMQPKMGKMDIDYQVLHDAFFKYQTKPKLTSLGELYHEGKEFEVKLREMKPGMLSHDLKEALGMPEGAPPPWLINMQRYGPPPSYPQLKIPGLNAPIPAGASFGYHPGGWGKPPVDEYGRPLYGDVFGVQQQDQPNYEEEPVDKTKHWGDLEEEEEEEEEEEEEEEEEEEGMEEEYFEDGVKSVDSLSSTPTGVETPDVIDLRKQQRNKEPERPLYQVLEEKEEKIGAGSLLVPGHTYVVGTGGTQDKSGAKRVDLLKGQKSDKVDVTLLPEELEAMENVLQARYEEAREEEKLRSQREDFSDMVAENEKKRKRKMQEKDGKSKKKDFKFVFFWWV, via the exons ATGACATCG gtttttgaaCAAGTTGAAATTGAGTATGTACCAGAGAAGGTAGACCTATACGAAGGCATGGATGAagaatttagaaaaatatttgagaaaTTTAGTTTCACTGAAGTCGCTGCATCAGAG GAAACTGATAAGAAGGATGTGGCGGAGGAAACTGCAGCTACTAAAAAGAAAGCTAATTCCGATTCTGATTATgaggatgaagaaaatgataatgagcaaaaagaaaaaggcgtatcaaacaagaagaaaaag CTTCAACGAAGAATGAAGATTGCTGAACTGAAACAAGTTAGCTCAAGACCTGATGTTGTTGAG GTTTGGGATGCTACTGCAGCAGATCCTAAGTTGCTGGTGTTTTTGAAATCTTATCGTAACACTGTACCTGTACCTAGGCATTGGTCACAAAAGAGAAAATTTTTGCAG GGGAAACGAGGTATTGAGAAACAACCTTTTCAACTTCCTGATTTCATTGCTGCCACTGGTATTGAGAAAATCAGACAG GCTTATATTGAGAAAGAGGACAGTAAGAAGTTGAAGCAAAAGCAAAGGGAACGTATGCAACCAAAAATGGGAAAAATGGATATAGATTATCAG GTCCTTCACGATGCATTTTTTAAGTACCAAACAAAGCCAAAGCTGACATCCCTTGGGGAATTGTATCACGAAGGAAAAGAATTTGAG GTAAAGTTGAGGGAGATGAAACCTGGTATGTTATCACACGACTTGAAAGAAGCTCTTGGTATGCCTGAGGGCGCTCCTCCTCCATGGCTTATTAATATGCAG AGATATGGTCCTCCACCATCTTACCCTCAGCTGAAGATCCCAGGACTGAATGCTCCCATACCCGCTGGAGCTAGCTTCGGTTATCATCCTGGTGGATGGGGCAAGCCTCCTGTCGACGAA TATGGACGCCCACTGTATGGAGATGTTTTTGGTGTTCAACAACAAGATCAGCCTAACTATGAG GAAGAGCCAGTTGATAAGACCAAACACTGGGGTGAtttggaggaggaggaggaggaggaagaagaggaagaagaagaggaggaggaggaggaagaaggaATGGAAGAGGAGTACTTTGAAGATGGTGTTAAGTCTGTTGATAGTCTATCAAG CACTCCCACCGGAGTGGAGACACCTGATGTTATTGACCTACGGAAGCAACAGAGAAATAAGGAGCCTGAGAGGCCTCTTTATCAA GTGcttgaagagaaagaagaaaaaattggtgCAGGATCTTTACTTGTACCCGGACACAC TTATGTGGTTGGCACTGGCGGCACCCAGGATAAATCGGGTGCTAAAAGG GTCGACCTTCTTAAAGGTCAGAAGTCCGATAAAGTGGACGTCACTTTACTGCCGGAAGAGTTGGAAGCCATGGAAAATGTTCTGCAGGCCAG GTATGAGGAAGCTAGGGAGGAAGAGAAGTTGCGTAGTCAGCGAGAAGATTTCAGTGACATGGTTGCAGAG aatgagaagaaaagaaaaagaaagatgcAAGAAAAGGACGGCAAATCGAAGAAGAAGGACTTtaagtttgttttcttttggtgGGTGTAG